One Mycolicibacterium sarraceniae genomic window carries:
- a CDS encoding lipid-transfer protein: MSAGTPDPVYILGAGMHPWGKWGRDFTEYGVVAAHAALAEAGLDWRQIQLVAGADTIRNGYPGFVAGATFAQKLGWNGIPVTSSYAACASGSQALQSARAQILAGFCDVALVIGADTTPKGFFAPVGGERRDDPDWQRFHLIGATNTVYFALLARRRMDLYGATLEDFAQVKVKNARHGLNNPYARYRKEASVEDVLASPVVSDPLRLLDICATSDGAAAVIVASKSFAEKHLGSVEGVPSVRAVSLQSPQYPQHLPELPDIATDSTAVVPGPDRVFKDQILDAAYAEAGIGPEDLSLAEVYDLSTALELDWYEHLGLCARGEAEQLLRSGATTIGGRIPVNASGGLASFGEAIPAQAIAQVCELSWQLKGQATGRQVEGAKVGVTANQGLFGHGSSVVVAR; encoded by the coding sequence ATGAGCGCTGGAACTCCAGACCCGGTCTACATCCTCGGCGCGGGTATGCACCCGTGGGGCAAATGGGGCCGCGACTTCACCGAGTATGGCGTGGTGGCCGCCCACGCCGCACTGGCCGAGGCCGGCTTGGACTGGCGCCAGATCCAGTTGGTCGCCGGCGCCGACACCATCCGTAACGGCTACCCCGGCTTCGTCGCGGGCGCGACATTCGCGCAGAAGCTCGGCTGGAACGGCATTCCGGTCACCTCGAGCTACGCGGCCTGCGCAAGCGGCTCGCAGGCTCTGCAGAGTGCGCGCGCGCAAATCCTCGCCGGCTTCTGTGACGTCGCACTGGTGATCGGTGCCGACACCACGCCGAAGGGCTTCTTCGCCCCGGTCGGCGGCGAGCGCCGCGACGATCCAGACTGGCAGCGCTTCCACCTGATCGGCGCCACCAACACGGTGTACTTCGCACTGCTGGCGCGCCGCCGGATGGATCTCTACGGCGCCACGCTCGAGGACTTCGCGCAGGTGAAGGTCAAGAACGCGCGGCACGGGTTGAACAACCCGTATGCCCGCTACCGCAAGGAAGCCAGCGTCGAGGACGTGCTGGCCAGCCCGGTGGTATCGGATCCGCTTCGGCTGCTGGACATTTGCGCGACCTCCGACGGCGCGGCCGCAGTGATCGTGGCCAGCAAGTCCTTCGCCGAGAAGCACCTCGGCTCTGTCGAGGGTGTGCCGTCGGTGCGCGCGGTGAGCTTGCAGAGCCCGCAGTATCCGCAGCATCTGCCCGAATTGCCGGATATAGCAACGGATTCCACCGCGGTGGTACCCGGCCCGGATCGAGTGTTCAAGGACCAGATCCTGGACGCCGCCTACGCCGAAGCCGGTATCGGCCCCGAGGATCTGTCGCTGGCCGAAGTCTATGACCTGTCCACGGCTCTGGAACTCGACTGGTACGAGCACCTCGGGTTGTGCGCCAGGGGCGAGGCCGAGCAACTGCTGCGCAGCGGGGCCACCACCATCGGCGGCCGGATTCCGGTCAACGCCTCGGGCGGTCTGGCGAGCTTCGGTGAGGCAATTCCGGCCCAGGCGATCGCTCAGGTCTGCGAATTGAGCTGGCAGCTCAAGGGCCAGGCCACCGGCCGTCAGGTCGAGGGGGCCAAGGTCGGCGTCACCGCCAACCAGGGTCTGTTCGGCCACGGCTCCTCGGTGGTCGTCGCCCGGTAG
- a CDS encoding ABC transporter ATP-binding protein, with the protein MTSSEAQVLLEIRDAVVHYGRIEALHGVSLEVRQGELVTLLGSNGAGKTTMMRAISGLRPLTSGSIWFEGRDISRVKAHQRAIDGLIQAPEGRGVFPGMSVVENLEMGCYGRKFDTKAARVERLNWVFETFPRLAERRSQVGGTLSGGEQQMLAIGRALMARPRVLLLDEPSMGLAPMIISQIFKIISEINAQGTTVLLVEQNAQQALSRSDRAYILETGSVTRSGPARELLADDSIRAAYLGVA; encoded by the coding sequence ATGACGAGCTCTGAGGCGCAGGTGCTGCTCGAGATTCGCGATGCCGTCGTGCATTACGGCAGGATCGAAGCGCTGCACGGGGTTTCGCTTGAAGTGCGCCAGGGTGAGTTGGTGACGCTGCTCGGGTCCAACGGCGCGGGCAAGACGACGATGATGCGGGCCATCTCCGGTCTGCGGCCGCTGACCTCGGGATCGATCTGGTTCGAGGGCCGTGACATCAGCCGGGTCAAGGCTCACCAGCGCGCCATCGACGGCCTGATCCAGGCACCCGAGGGCCGTGGGGTTTTTCCCGGTATGAGCGTCGTGGAGAACCTCGAAATGGGTTGTTACGGGCGCAAGTTCGATACCAAGGCGGCCCGCGTCGAGCGGCTGAATTGGGTGTTCGAGACGTTCCCTCGGCTGGCCGAGCGGCGCTCACAGGTCGGCGGCACACTATCGGGCGGTGAACAGCAGATGCTGGCCATCGGGCGTGCCTTGATGGCACGCCCAAGGGTGCTGTTGCTCGACGAACCGTCGATGGGGCTGGCGCCGATGATCATCTCGCAGATCTTCAAGATCATCTCCGAGATCAACGCGCAGGGCACCACGGTGCTCCTTGTGGAGCAGAACGCTCAGCAGGCGCTGAGCCGATCTGATCGGGCCTACATTCTGGAGACCGGTTCGGTGACCCGCAGCGGCCCGGCCCGAGAATTGTTGGCCGACGACAGTATTCGTGCGGCCTACCTCGGTGTGGCCTGA
- a CDS encoding ABC transporter ATP-binding protein, with protein MTRPAGGHTQDDPNTPIDESLAVFDREVEVAEGETLLETEDLTVKFGGLTALDSVSFGIKRGEILGLIGPNGAGKTTCFNAITGVYRPSSGSVTFDGAPLGRIKRHQITRRGIARTFQNIRLWGEMTALENVVVGTDARHKTSVPGALLRTPRHRREERTAIEKAAALLQFVGIAHRGDEKAKNLPYGDQRRLEIARALATEPKLLCLDEPAAGFNPSEKAALIELIRAIRDDGYTVLLIEHDMRLVMGVTDRIVVLEFGRKIADGLPAEIRDDPAVIAAYLGVPDDEL; from the coding sequence ATGACCCGACCTGCTGGGGGGCACACCCAGGACGACCCGAACACCCCGATCGACGAGAGCCTGGCCGTCTTCGACCGCGAGGTCGAGGTCGCCGAGGGCGAAACGCTCTTGGAGACCGAGGATCTCACCGTCAAGTTCGGCGGGTTGACGGCGTTGGATTCGGTGAGCTTCGGCATCAAGCGCGGTGAGATCCTCGGGTTGATCGGGCCCAACGGTGCCGGCAAGACCACCTGCTTCAACGCGATCACCGGGGTGTACCGGCCCAGTTCGGGTTCGGTGACCTTCGACGGGGCCCCGCTGGGGCGGATCAAGCGGCACCAGATCACCCGGCGGGGTATCGCCAGGACCTTCCAGAACATCCGGCTGTGGGGCGAGATGACGGCGCTGGAGAATGTGGTGGTCGGCACCGATGCGCGGCACAAGACGTCGGTGCCCGGGGCGCTGCTGCGCACACCGCGGCATCGCCGGGAGGAGCGCACGGCCATCGAAAAGGCCGCCGCACTGCTGCAGTTCGTTGGTATCGCGCACCGCGGCGACGAGAAGGCCAAGAACCTGCCTTACGGGGATCAACGCCGGCTCGAGATCGCCCGTGCCCTGGCCACCGAGCCGAAACTGTTATGCCTGGACGAGCCGGCCGCCGGCTTCAACCCGAGTGAGAAGGCCGCGCTGATCGAGCTGATCCGAGCCATCCGCGACGACGGGTACACGGTGCTGTTGATCGAGCACGACATGCGTCTGGTCATGGGTGTGACCGACCGGATCGTGGTGTTGGAATTCGGCCGCAAGATTGCCGACGGTCTGCCCGCCGAGATTCGCGACGATCCGGCCGTGATCGCGGCCTATCTGGGGGTGCCCGATGACGAGCTCTGA
- a CDS encoding branched-chain amino acid ABC transporter permease — protein sequence MTHQAPAEKWSVRLLAPGDRLREWWSGLSRVQKWGFGVGGFGLLALTPLFPPPFFDTPGISFGGTMAQFAMVAIIAIGLNVVVGQAGLLDLGYVGFYAVGAYTVALLTSPDSPWNQVGPGGMFDDKWAWLACVPLAMAATALAGLILGIPTLRLRGDYLAIVTLGFGEIIRLLADNLSNVTNGSRGLNKVAYPRVGEGEHLRDGVFSSGNSSGHANYGTWWFWLGLILMVGILLLVGNLERSRAGRAWVAIREDEDAAEVMGVNTFRFKLWAFVIGAAIGGLSGALYAGQVQYVAPPTFNIINSMLFLCAVVLGGQGNKLGVIFGAFIIVYLPNRLLGVHLLGINLGDLKYLFFGLALVVLMIFRPQGLFPVRQQLLTYGKRARDLLRSADDEKAAV from the coding sequence ATGACGCACCAGGCACCGGCGGAGAAGTGGAGCGTCAGACTGCTGGCGCCCGGAGACCGGCTGCGAGAGTGGTGGTCGGGCCTGAGTCGGGTGCAGAAGTGGGGCTTCGGCGTCGGGGGCTTCGGTCTGCTGGCACTGACGCCGCTGTTTCCGCCACCGTTCTTCGACACCCCGGGAATCAGCTTCGGCGGCACCATGGCTCAGTTCGCGATGGTCGCGATCATCGCCATCGGCCTCAACGTCGTCGTCGGCCAGGCCGGCCTGCTCGACCTAGGCTATGTCGGCTTCTACGCGGTCGGCGCTTACACCGTCGCCTTGCTCACCAGCCCCGACAGCCCATGGAATCAGGTGGGTCCGGGCGGGATGTTCGACGATAAATGGGCCTGGCTGGCGTGTGTGCCGCTCGCCATGGCGGCCACCGCGCTCGCGGGGCTGATCCTGGGCATCCCCACCTTGCGGTTGCGCGGGGACTATCTGGCCATCGTCACACTGGGATTCGGTGAGATCATCCGGCTGCTCGCCGACAATCTGTCCAACGTCACCAACGGATCCCGCGGCCTCAACAAGGTGGCCTATCCGCGGGTGGGGGAGGGCGAACACCTACGCGACGGCGTGTTCTCCAGCGGCAACTCGTCGGGCCACGCGAACTACGGAACGTGGTGGTTCTGGCTGGGCTTGATTCTCATGGTGGGCATCCTGCTGTTGGTCGGCAATCTCGAACGCAGCCGGGCCGGCCGTGCCTGGGTGGCCATCCGGGAGGACGAAGACGCCGCGGAAGTCATGGGTGTCAACACCTTCCGGTTCAAGCTCTGGGCCTTCGTCATCGGTGCCGCGATCGGCGGGCTATCCGGCGCGCTCTATGCCGGCCAGGTGCAGTACGTCGCGCCCCCGACCTTCAACATCATCAATTCGATGCTGTTCCTGTGCGCGGTGGTGCTCGGCGGGCAGGGCAACAAACTCGGCGTGATCTTCGGTGCGTTCATCATCGTCTATCTGCCCAACCGGCTGCTCGGGGTGCATCTGCTGGGCATCAACCTCGGTGACTTGAAGTACCTGTTCTTCGGTCTCGCACTGGTGGTGCTGATGATCTTCCGCCCGCAGGGCCTGTTCCCGGTGCGCCAGCAGCTGCTGACCTACGGCAAACGGGCGCGCGACCTGTTGCGCAGCGCCGACGACGAGAAGGCCGCCGTATGA
- a CDS encoding branched-chain amino acid ABC transporter permease, with the protein MVYQCLGQITCLASDIGFNIDNLRDGFWQLTIDGLSWGAIYALVAVGYTLVFGVLRLINFAHSEIFMLGMFGAYFCLDMILGFSPSGNAYNKGVLLTVLYLAIAMLFAMLISGTAAMGLEAVAYRPLRRRNARPLTFLITAIGMSFVLQEFVHFVLPKIIKGYGGSNAQQPIILVQPKTQFEVFGATVSNVTIVVVAAALLLAALTDIAINRTKFGRGIRAVAQDPTTATLMGVSRERIIMTTFLIGGLLAGAAALLYTLKVPQGIIYSGGFLLGIKAFSAAVLGGIGNLRGALLGGLILGVMENYGQAVFGTQWRDVVAFVLLVLVLLIRPTGILGESLGKARA; encoded by the coding sequence ATGGTCTATCAGTGCCTCGGCCAGATCACCTGTCTTGCCAGTGATATCGGTTTCAATATCGACAACCTGCGAGACGGCTTCTGGCAGTTGACTATCGATGGGTTGTCCTGGGGCGCCATCTATGCCCTAGTTGCCGTCGGCTACACCCTGGTATTCGGCGTTCTGCGGCTGATCAACTTCGCGCATTCCGAGATCTTCATGCTGGGGATGTTCGGCGCGTACTTCTGCCTGGACATGATCCTGGGGTTCTCGCCGAGCGGTAACGCCTATAACAAGGGCGTGCTGCTGACGGTGCTCTACCTCGCTATCGCGATGTTGTTCGCCATGCTGATATCCGGCACGGCCGCAATGGGTTTGGAGGCAGTGGCGTATCGGCCGCTGCGGCGTCGCAACGCACGACCGTTGACTTTTCTGATCACCGCGATCGGGATGTCGTTCGTGCTTCAGGAATTCGTGCATTTCGTGCTGCCCAAGATCATCAAGGGCTACGGCGGCAGTAACGCCCAGCAGCCGATCATCCTGGTACAGCCCAAGACCCAATTCGAGGTGTTCGGCGCGACGGTATCCAACGTCACGATCGTGGTGGTGGCCGCCGCCCTGTTGCTGGCTGCGCTGACCGATATCGCGATCAACCGGACGAAGTTCGGTCGCGGCATCCGCGCGGTGGCCCAGGACCCGACTACCGCGACGCTGATGGGGGTGTCCCGGGAACGAATCATCATGACGACATTCCTGATCGGTGGTCTGCTGGCCGGTGCGGCAGCGCTGCTCTACACGCTGAAGGTGCCCCAGGGCATCATCTACTCGGGTGGATTCCTGTTGGGTATCAAGGCGTTTTCAGCGGCGGTGCTCGGCGGGATCGGCAACCTGCGGGGCGCGTTACTCGGCGGCCTGATCCTGGGTGTCATGGAGAACTACGGCCAGGCGGTGTTCGGCACCCAGTGGCGTGACGTCGTCGCCTTCGTGTTGCTGGTTCTCGTGCTGCTGATCCGGCCCACCGGAATACTCGGGGAAAGCCTTGGAAAGGCGCGCGCATGA
- a CDS encoding branched-chain amino acid ABC transporter substrate-binding protein → MRGHATRSAIAASSALLAVFGIAGCNQQSPSNGGNSAQSDLKIVEQVQIDQNGAEVKVDSGVTPADPAGDGKATCPPVSIAMAGALNGPDAALGINIKYGVQLAIDKHNAANPGCQVQLKPFDTEGDPQKATAIAPQIINDAFTIGLVGPAFSGETKATGAVFDQAGLVAATASATNVTLSEQGWTTFFRGLANDGVQGPSVANYLKNTLGQKKVCVVDDSTDYGTGLARAVRETLGPVAVSACNISVKKGDKDFSAAVTQVKGQSPDSVFYSGYYAEAAPFVQQLRDGGYTGKFVSADGTKDPEFVKAAGQASKDAILSCPCGPATGSFADEYTKKFGQPPGTYSTEGYDLGTVLLKGIDAGKITRPDLLEWVKNYNGQGVARKYQWTDKGELTTTLIWIYKVQ, encoded by the coding sequence GTGCGCGGACACGCGACACGCAGTGCAATCGCCGCAAGCTCGGCGCTGCTGGCGGTGTTCGGCATCGCCGGCTGCAATCAGCAGTCCCCGTCGAATGGCGGGAACTCCGCACAATCCGACCTGAAGATCGTCGAACAGGTCCAGATCGACCAGAACGGTGCCGAGGTCAAGGTCGATTCGGGCGTGACACCGGCCGACCCCGCGGGTGATGGCAAGGCCACCTGCCCGCCGGTGTCCATCGCGATGGCCGGTGCGCTCAATGGGCCGGACGCCGCACTGGGCATCAACATCAAGTACGGGGTGCAACTGGCCATCGACAAGCACAACGCGGCCAACCCGGGCTGCCAGGTGCAGTTGAAGCCGTTCGACACCGAGGGTGATCCGCAGAAAGCCACCGCGATCGCACCGCAGATCATCAACGACGCGTTCACCATCGGCCTGGTCGGCCCGGCATTCTCCGGCGAAACCAAGGCCACCGGCGCGGTGTTCGATCAGGCCGGCCTGGTCGCGGCCACGGCGTCGGCCACCAACGTCACGCTGTCCGAGCAGGGCTGGACGACCTTCTTCCGCGGCCTGGCCAACGACGGTGTGCAAGGACCGTCGGTCGCCAACTACCTGAAGAACACGCTGGGTCAGAAGAAGGTCTGCGTCGTCGACGACAGCACCGACTACGGCACCGGCCTGGCCCGGGCGGTCCGGGAGACCCTCGGCCCGGTCGCGGTTTCGGCCTGCAACATCTCAGTCAAGAAGGGTGACAAGGACTTTTCGGCCGCGGTGACGCAGGTCAAGGGCCAGTCGCCGGACTCGGTGTTCTACAGCGGTTACTACGCCGAAGCCGCTCCGTTCGTGCAGCAGCTGCGCGACGGTGGGTACACCGGCAAGTTCGTCAGCGCCGATGGCACCAAGGATCCGGAATTCGTCAAGGCGGCCGGCCAGGCCTCCAAGGACGCCATCCTGTCCTGCCCGTGCGGCCCGGCCACCGGCAGCTTCGCCGACGAATACACCAAGAAGTTCGGTCAGCCCCCCGGCACCTACAGCACCGAGGGCTACGACCTCGGGACCGTACTGCTGAAGGGCATCGACGCGGGCAAGATCACCCGTCCGGACCTGCTCGAGTGGGTCAAGAACTACAACGGACAGGGCGTTGCCCGGAAGTACCAGTGGACCGATAAGGGTGAGCTCACCACCACCTTGATCTGGATCTACAAGGTCCAGTAG
- a CDS encoding ANTAR domain-containing response regulator, with protein sequence MTDAPERIARRVLIAEDEALIRLDLAEMLREEGYDVVGEAGDGQEAVELAEQLQPDLVIMDVKMPRRDGIDAAAEIASKRIAPIVVLTAFSQRDLVEKARDAGAMAYLVKPFSITDLIPAIEVAVSRFSEIAELEREVANLSDRLETRKLVERAKGLLQTNQGMTEPEAFKWIQRAAMDRRTTMKRVAEVVLETLDTPNDDSASN encoded by the coding sequence ATGACCGACGCCCCAGAACGTATTGCCCGCCGGGTGCTGATTGCCGAGGACGAGGCGCTGATCCGGCTGGATCTTGCCGAGATGCTTCGTGAAGAGGGCTATGACGTGGTCGGCGAGGCGGGCGACGGGCAGGAGGCTGTCGAGCTGGCCGAGCAGTTGCAGCCGGACCTCGTGATCATGGACGTGAAGATGCCGCGCCGCGACGGGATCGATGCGGCCGCCGAGATCGCCAGCAAGCGCATCGCCCCGATCGTAGTGCTGACCGCGTTCAGCCAGCGTGATCTGGTAGAGAAGGCACGCGATGCCGGGGCGATGGCCTATCTGGTCAAGCCGTTCTCGATCACCGATCTGATCCCGGCGATCGAGGTTGCGGTCAGCCGGTTCAGTGAGATCGCCGAACTTGAGCGTGAGGTGGCCAACCTGTCCGACCGGCTGGAGACGCGCAAGCTGGTGGAACGGGCGAAGGGTCTGCTGCAAACCAACCAGGGCATGACCGAGCCTGAGGCGTTCAAGTGGATTCAGCGGGCCGCGATGGACCGCCGGACGACGATGAAACGGGTCGCCGAGGTCGTGTTGGAGACCCTCGACACACCGAACGACGATTCAGCGTCGAATTGA
- a CDS encoding tyrosine-type recombinase/integrase has protein sequence MATISKYQTSSGATLYRVRYRTPDRGQTDKRGFKTKRDAEAWASKNEVAKARGEYVAPSLGRVTVGELGPTWMLRQKGHMKPSGYRSYESAWRVHVEPRWHRAKLADIRYTDVQAWVTELSVKLSPSMVATVYSVLARILDDAVRDRLLAANPARGVKLPSRAKRQNVYLRADQLHMLSVEAGRYGSLVLLLGTAGLRWGEAAALRVSDVDFLRRRIVLHENAVSVGGHIHVGTLKSGHHRAVPLAGFVVEALAATCEGKARDELLWPSASGRHLGPPAGIRSWLSGAVERCQKADEKFPRITAHDLRHTAASLAISSGANVKVVQRMLGHASAAMTLDVYADLFDDDLSAVADKLSETVGKMWAREVKLDSQQT, from the coding sequence ATGGCAACGATTAGCAAGTACCAAACCTCAAGCGGTGCAACACTTTACCGTGTCCGATACCGGACACCGGATCGTGGGCAGACCGACAAGCGTGGGTTCAAAACCAAACGCGACGCGGAGGCGTGGGCATCGAAGAATGAGGTTGCCAAGGCACGCGGCGAGTATGTCGCACCGTCGCTCGGGAGGGTCACGGTGGGGGAGCTGGGGCCGACCTGGATGCTGCGCCAGAAGGGGCACATGAAGCCGAGCGGATACCGGTCCTATGAGTCGGCATGGCGGGTACACGTCGAGCCGCGCTGGCACCGGGCGAAGCTCGCGGACATCCGCTACACCGACGTGCAGGCGTGGGTTACCGAGCTGTCGGTCAAGCTCAGCCCGTCGATGGTGGCGACGGTCTATTCGGTGCTGGCGCGGATCTTGGATGACGCGGTGCGCGATCGGTTGCTCGCCGCTAATCCGGCGCGTGGGGTCAAGCTGCCGTCGCGGGCCAAACGACAGAACGTGTATCTGAGGGCCGACCAGCTCCACATGCTCTCGGTCGAGGCGGGCCGGTACGGGTCGTTGGTGTTGTTGCTGGGGACGGCGGGCCTGCGCTGGGGTGAGGCGGCGGCGCTGCGCGTCTCCGATGTTGATTTCCTGCGTCGGCGGATCGTGCTGCACGAGAACGCGGTGAGCGTTGGCGGCCATATTCACGTTGGCACGCTCAAGTCAGGTCATCACCGAGCGGTCCCGCTGGCGGGGTTCGTCGTCGAGGCCCTGGCCGCCACATGCGAAGGCAAGGCTCGCGACGAGCTGCTGTGGCCGTCCGCCAGCGGCCGACACCTCGGGCCGCCGGCCGGAATCCGGTCGTGGCTATCAGGCGCGGTGGAGCGGTGCCAGAAGGCGGACGAGAAGTTCCCGCGGATCACAGCACACGACCTGCGGCACACCGCAGCGTCTTTGGCCATCTCGTCGGGGGCGAACGTGAAGGTCGTTCAGCGGATGCTCGGGCACGCTTCGGCGGCCATGACGCTGGACGTTTATGCGGATCTTTTCGACGACGATCTCTCCGCAGTTGCCGACAAGTTATCTGAGACTGTGGGCAAAATGTGGGCACGGGAGGTGAAACTGGACAGCCAGCAAACATAG
- a CDS encoding helix-turn-helix transcriptional regulator, with product MTESEPLAVPLAEVVGLNARRLRGDSTADELAKAARRQGLNWGTGRISDLEHGRVSPTLSTLVALAYALHTLRDQPVTLGDLVEHDGFIEVTDKLKVKSAALQRFMNGEDVAFNVGDMANSAEMLDIVKAGLAQMTEWAKKLHYLDVDIDTVVELERQAGETEARIAKALGVPPSAVAVASAHLWGRTLSAERDRRAGKGANAQDRGRITRQLKAEIQAALNGND from the coding sequence GTGACCGAATCCGAACCGCTGGCAGTGCCGCTTGCCGAGGTCGTGGGCCTCAACGCCCGACGTCTGCGCGGTGACTCGACTGCGGACGAGCTCGCCAAGGCGGCCCGTCGGCAGGGGTTGAACTGGGGGACTGGCCGGATATCCGATCTTGAGCACGGCCGCGTTTCTCCGACGCTGTCCACGTTGGTCGCGCTGGCCTATGCGCTCCACACTTTGCGGGATCAGCCGGTGACGTTGGGGGATCTCGTCGAGCATGACGGGTTCATTGAGGTTACTGACAAGCTGAAGGTGAAAAGTGCTGCGCTACAACGGTTTATGAATGGTGAGGACGTTGCTTTCAATGTCGGCGACATGGCCAATAGCGCAGAGATGTTAGATATCGTGAAGGCAGGCTTGGCCCAGATGACCGAGTGGGCCAAGAAGCTCCATTATCTCGATGTCGATATAGACACTGTCGTCGAGCTGGAGCGTCAAGCTGGCGAGACTGAGGCGCGAATCGCGAAGGCATTGGGGGTGCCACCGAGCGCTGTGGCCGTCGCGTCGGCGCACTTGTGGGGCCGCACTCTCTCTGCTGAGCGTGACCGGCGCGCCGGTAAGGGCGCGAATGCTCAGGACCGTGGGCGGATCACTCGTCAGTTGAAGGCAGAGATACAGGCGGCGCTGAATGGCAACGATTAG
- a CDS encoding helix-turn-helix transcriptional regulator has product MASDQPDTALPREVAKALFTTESGLAQMRYRGTGPKFVKVGHRVLYRWSDVRAYLDANTVQRTDDPRGVSA; this is encoded by the coding sequence ATGGCATCCGATCAGCCCGACACAGCACTACCGCGGGAAGTCGCCAAAGCGCTGTTCACCACCGAGTCCGGACTGGCCCAAATGCGTTACCGCGGTACCGGACCCAAGTTCGTCAAGGTCGGTCACCGCGTGCTGTACCGCTGGTCCGATGTCCGCGCGTACCTCGACGCGAACACTGTGCAGCGCACTGACGACCCGCGGGGAGTCAGCGCGTGA